Proteins from a genomic interval of Acidobacteriota bacterium:
- a CDS encoding collagen-like protein, translating to MMMRRILAMIVIALLVFASPLGAAVPDVFKLQGFLTDAAGAPIDGQVSMTIDLYDAQTGGLLIASVGPLMVDVSEGVYEVSTGFTAMHFQGSVRFLEITVDSETLAPRTQVGSTAFTFESASGAGGATGATGPTGADGNDGAAGAAGAIGPTGPTGADGNDGAAGAAGAIGPTGPTGADGNDGAAGAAGAI from the coding sequence ATGATGATGAGACGTATTTTAGCCATGATTGTCATCGCGTTATTGGTTTTCGCGAGTCCTCTTGGCGCGGCTGTACCTGATGTCTTCAAGCTGCAGGGCTTCTTGACGGATGCTGCGGGTGCCCCGATCGACGGCCAGGTCAGCATGACCATCGACCTCTACGACGCCCAGACCGGCGGTTTGTTGATCGCGAGCGTCGGGCCCTTGATGGTAGACGTGAGCGAGGGCGTGTACGAGGTGTCTACCGGATTCACCGCCATGCACTTCCAGGGGTCCGTTCGTTTCCTCGAAATTACAGTCGATAGCGAAACGCTCGCGCCGCGAACGCAAGTAGGGAGCACCGCGTTCACCTTCGAATCGGCGTCAGGGGCAGGGGGGGCCACTGGCGCTACCGGGCCGACCGGTGCTGACGGAAACGACGGTGCTGCTGGTGCTGCCGGCGCGATCGGTCCAACTGGCCCGACCGGTGCTGATGGAAACGACGGAGCTGCTGGTGCTGCCGGCGCGATCGGTCCAACTGGCCCGACCGGTGCTGACGGAAACGACGGCGCCGCGGGTGCTGCTGGCGCGATCG
- a CDS encoding aryl-sulfate sulfotransferase — MLSSITAHAVQVVSGPTLTMDPNQQTPLAGVVELETDVAVGAQLTITHGAEIRTVQFPNPVTQHYLPVLGLQADRTYTVDVDLIPGGHVGTVFATTALLPADFPTLTTVVSDPLNMEPGYTLIDCMRREKLDPRPNYTAIVNSAGAVVWYTTICISAGRQLPNGNILYRSGLDSVIEMDLLANQNYQALAIPGIGLHHDLLRTPHGTYLSLDRQLVNVSDFPTSETDPLAPTAPATLRDDSVVEFLPDGTLRKEWPLVDMLDATRIGYLSLDQTGGGLDWTHANAVNYRADDDSIIVSMRHQDAVIKFSRRTGALEWILGPPENWSPAFQPYLLQPTGPGFRWQYHQHAPMWTGSDTLLLFDNGNFRASPFDGTTPDTDEDSFSRGVEYSIDTQNMQVSQVWEYGENSPERLFSSFISDADWQETTGNRLLVFGGVTFVDGAASMGLGLGERHTRIIEVTDDVTPVKVFELWAHDPTGGRISTYRGERIAGLYPVFASGEDVVVDAGSWMTYLANTADPGIGMSWVAPGFNDFGWTVGTYGVGFETTPPGATNLLDTVVPPGTGSVFTRTTFDVVDTNLVSSLHLGCDYDDGYAAWINGVEVFRSLSMPVVPLDWNTAPTSHESSNAQDPTYEWTNLTAAIPQLQNGINTLAIAGWDVSGGSSDLVLSPQLTINKELAVVRGPYLQQGTPGEVVVRWRTGLPTDSRVFYGTQQGNLTSLEEDFNLDTEHELTLSGLNADTTYYYSIGTTTAVLAGDDLDHFFVTPPATGTAKPTRVWVLGDSGTGDANAMAVRDAYETWTGSTHTDLWLMLGDNAYNDGTDAEYQTKLFDIFPEMLRKSVLWPAIGNHDVFDPVAQTWPYFDNFTLPDNAEAGGVASGTEAYYSYDYGNIHFVVLDSFSSDRSVGSPMLTWLEADLASTSQDWIIAYWHHPPYSKGSHDSDTETSLQQMRENVVPILDDYGVDLTFSGHSHSYERSHLIDGFYATPTLVPGDGVILDASGGPYLKSPRGTVPYTGSGDGMVHTVAGSSGKISGGPLNHPLMFTSLNELGSVVLDVTGSRLEAKFVNSSGNVDDSYTITKCPVGDADGDGICDGMDNCPAVANFDQQDGDGDGVGDVCDACPNDPDNNIDGDNHCGDVDNCPFVPNNNQKDDDGDGAGNACDACPGFDDNVDGDSDGVPDGCDNCLTVPNVGQGDGDADGVGDACDNCPTVNNAGQGDGDGDGAGDSCDTCPSDPDNDVDGDLICVGSGFNPPSVGEFDNCPTSANFDQLDTDGDGRGDVCDATAGPTTLKRIMVAGVADRMTSASYLMSVTSAPVSGTSGVCPNGMTASLGFWSFKGPTTVEQLLMVDKTFNVGSGEYDVELMWTGHSALFEIYRNTVPNALVDPGNLYRTTSLCSDTDENAGPPNILFYRVIE; from the coding sequence GTGCTGAGCTCTATCACGGCTCATGCGGTTCAGGTCGTCTCCGGACCGACCTTGACCATGGACCCAAATCAACAGACACCGCTTGCGGGAGTCGTCGAACTTGAGACCGACGTGGCCGTGGGGGCACAGTTGACGATCACCCACGGCGCCGAGATCCGAACCGTCCAGTTTCCGAATCCCGTGACGCAGCACTACCTGCCGGTTCTCGGCCTGCAGGCGGACCGAACCTATACGGTGGATGTCGACCTCATTCCCGGTGGCCATGTCGGAACCGTCTTCGCCACGACCGCGTTGCTCCCCGCCGACTTCCCCACGCTTACGACCGTCGTTAGCGATCCACTCAACATGGAACCGGGGTACACGTTGATCGATTGCATGCGTCGGGAAAAACTTGACCCCCGGCCCAATTACACAGCGATCGTCAACAGCGCGGGTGCGGTCGTCTGGTACACGACGATTTGCATCTCTGCCGGTCGGCAACTACCGAATGGGAACATCCTCTACCGCAGCGGCCTCGATTCCGTGATCGAGATGGACCTGCTGGCAAATCAGAACTACCAAGCACTCGCCATTCCCGGCATCGGTCTCCATCACGATCTTCTCCGAACCCCCCACGGGACTTACCTCAGCCTGGACCGACAGCTGGTGAACGTTTCTGACTTCCCGACGAGTGAAACAGACCCCCTCGCTCCGACGGCACCCGCGACACTGCGGGACGACTCGGTCGTGGAGTTCTTGCCCGACGGAACGTTGCGGAAAGAATGGCCCCTCGTGGACATGCTCGACGCCACGCGGATCGGATACTTATCGCTCGACCAGACCGGGGGCGGCTTAGACTGGACCCACGCAAACGCCGTCAACTACAGAGCGGATGACGATTCGATCATCGTGTCGATGCGACACCAGGACGCCGTCATCAAGTTCTCGCGAAGAACGGGTGCCCTGGAGTGGATCCTCGGGCCTCCCGAAAACTGGTCCCCCGCGTTTCAACCGTACCTGCTACAGCCGACGGGGCCGGGTTTTCGCTGGCAGTACCATCAACACGCTCCGATGTGGACGGGATCCGATACGCTCCTATTGTTCGACAACGGCAACTTCCGGGCGAGCCCATTCGACGGGACGACCCCGGATACCGACGAAGATTCGTTTAGCCGCGGCGTCGAATACAGCATCGACACGCAGAACATGCAGGTGAGTCAAGTTTGGGAGTATGGCGAGAACAGTCCTGAACGACTGTTTTCATCGTTCATCTCCGACGCCGATTGGCAGGAAACGACAGGCAATCGCCTACTGGTCTTCGGCGGGGTCACCTTCGTGGACGGCGCGGCCTCCATGGGTCTAGGTCTGGGTGAACGGCATACCCGGATCATCGAGGTCACCGATGACGTGACACCGGTCAAGGTCTTCGAGCTGTGGGCCCACGATCCAACTGGCGGAAGGATCTCGACGTATCGAGGCGAGAGGATCGCGGGCCTGTACCCGGTCTTCGCGAGCGGGGAGGACGTTGTCGTCGACGCCGGTTCGTGGATGACCTATCTGGCCAACACGGCCGATCCGGGCATCGGCATGTCCTGGGTCGCACCCGGGTTCAACGACTTCGGATGGACCGTCGGCACATACGGCGTCGGCTTCGAGACGACCCCACCCGGGGCGACGAACCTGCTGGATACGGTGGTGCCCCCCGGAACCGGGTCCGTTTTCACACGCACGACGTTCGACGTCGTGGACACGAACCTGGTATCCAGCCTGCACCTGGGATGCGATTATGACGACGGGTACGCCGCGTGGATCAATGGTGTCGAGGTTTTCCGCTCCTTGAGTATGCCGGTCGTACCGCTGGATTGGAATACGGCGCCTACGAGCCATGAGTCTAGCAACGCCCAGGATCCGACCTATGAGTGGACGAATCTGACAGCCGCGATTCCCCAACTTCAAAACGGGATTAACACACTGGCGATCGCCGGCTGGGATGTCTCAGGTGGCTCCTCCGATCTGGTGCTCTCGCCGCAGTTGACGATCAATAAGGAGTTGGCCGTCGTTCGAGGCCCGTACCTTCAGCAGGGCACGCCGGGCGAAGTCGTGGTTCGCTGGAGGACCGGCCTGCCCACGGACAGTCGGGTGTTCTACGGGACCCAGCAGGGCAACCTGACGTCCCTGGAAGAGGACTTCAATCTCGACACCGAGCACGAACTGACGCTCAGCGGGCTGAATGCGGATACGACGTACTACTACTCGATCGGCACAACCACCGCGGTGCTGGCCGGCGACGACCTGGATCACTTCTTCGTCACCCCTCCGGCAACAGGCACGGCCAAGCCGACGCGGGTCTGGGTCCTGGGGGACTCGGGGACGGGTGACGCCAACGCGATGGCGGTGCGCGACGCGTACGAAACCTGGACAGGTTCGACGCACACGGATCTCTGGCTGATGCTCGGGGACAACGCGTACAACGACGGCACGGACGCCGAGTACCAGACGAAACTGTTCGACATCTTTCCCGAGATGCTTCGCAAGTCGGTGCTCTGGCCCGCGATAGGCAATCACGACGTGTTCGATCCCGTCGCACAGACGTGGCCCTACTTCGACAACTTCACGCTGCCGGACAACGCGGAGGCCGGTGGGGTCGCCTCGGGGACCGAGGCCTACTACTCCTACGACTACGGCAACATCCACTTCGTGGTGCTGGACTCGTTCAGCAGTGATCGATCGGTGGGGAGCCCGATGTTGACCTGGCTCGAGGCCGATCTGGCATCGACGAGTCAGGATTGGATCATCGCCTACTGGCACCACCCCCCGTACAGCAAGGGCTCGCATGATTCGGATACCGAAACCTCCCTCCAGCAGATGCGTGAAAATGTGGTTCCAATCCTGGACGACTACGGCGTGGATTTGACGTTTTCGGGACACTCGCACAGTTATGAGCGGTCGCATTTGATCGACGGGTTTTATGCGACGCCGACGCTAGTGCCGGGCGACGGGGTGATCCTGGACGCCTCGGGTGGGCCCTATCTGAAAAGCCCGCGCGGCACCGTCCCGTATACGGGCTCGGGCGATGGCATGGTGCACACCGTTGCGGGTAGCTCGGGCAAGATCTCGGGCGGGCCGCTGAATCACCCGTTGATGTTCACCTCGCTCAACGAACTGGGCTCCGTTGTTCTGGACGTCACCGGCTCCCGCCTGGAGGCGAAGTTCGTGAACAGCAGCGGCAATGTGGACGATTCCTACACCATTACCAAGTGCCCGGTCGGTGATGCGGACGGGGATGGTATCTGTGATGGCATGGACAACTGCCCCGCCGTGGCCAACTTCGACCAGCAGGACGGGGACGGGGACGGTGTGGGTGATGTTTGCGACGCCTGCCCGAATGACCCGGACAACAACATCGATGGGGACAACCACTGCGGCGACGTCGATAACTGCCCATTCGTTCCGAACAACAACCAGAAGGACGACGACGGTGACGGTGCGGGTAATGCCTGCGACGCGTGTCCTGGTTTTGATGACAACGTCGATGGTGACAGCGATGGCGTGCCCGACGGCTGCGACAACTGCCTCACCGTGCCCAACGTGGGCCAGGGTGACGGGGATGCGGACGGTGTGGGCGACGCTTGCGACAACTGTCCCACCGTTAACAACGCGGGCCAGGGTGACGGTGACGGGGACGGTGCGGGTGATAGTTGCGACACGTGTCCGAGCGATCCCGACAATGATGTCGACGGGGACCTGATCTGCGTCGGCTCGGGATTCAATCCGCCCTCGGTCGGGGAATTCGACAACTGTCCCACGAGCGCGAACTTCGATCAGTTGGACACCGACGGCGACGGCCGTGGGGACGTTTGCGACGCGACGGCGGGTCCCACCACGCTCAAACGGATAATGGTGGCGGGCGTCGCCGATCGGATGACTTCAGCCAGTTACCTCATGAGCGTGACGTCCGCTCCGGTTTCCGGAACATCGGGTGTCTGTCCCAACGGGATGACGGCCAGTCTGGGTTTCTGGTCATTCAAGGGGCCGACGACAGTCGAGCAGCTCTTGATGGTGGACAAGACCTTCAACGTTGGCAGCGGTGAGTATGACGTCGAACTGATGTGGACCGGGCACTCCGCCCTTTTCGAGATCTACCGGAACACCGTGCCCAACGCCCTGGTCGATCCAGGGAACCTTTATCGGACGACAAGCCTCTGTAGTGATACCGACGAGAACGCAGGTCCGCCGAACATTCTGTTCTATCGCGTGATCGAGTAA
- a CDS encoding cytochrome c family protein: MARTTWIAITWLTLGWVASVSSASDTIPNEIQQPGTQPGEVAGFGTNCDSCHSGTGNPDLEPSFGWHGSMMSHAARDPLYWATVAIAEQDFLPNGTVADRGGVGDLCLRCHTPGGWFAGRSTPTNGSALTGEDERGVECEHCHLMVDPDMPTNIPGTTEEQTAPFEAFDPISGDGYYGSGQYVINSGGTRVGPYDNAVANHAFLQSTFMREGRMCGTCHDVSNPAVGDLAHNNGAQVPLSSGFSGVLGGPIADKAAFNHDPHAYGVVERTYSEWVASALDTMPVSQFASLPSELKHVGGSLEVAWQRAMAETNNPNRPDYVDGMQRVYSCQSCHMAPSTGKGCDKNQAPVRYDLPRHDLTGGAYWVPETILYQAAEGLLLFGTLDSDQIAAMNAGMLRAEGHLRSAGSLTAAQSGDDVVVTTTNLTGHKLISGYPEGRRMWLNVRWFDSGDLLISENGAYGPIGRNVDDLGGTPHAVESLLDTDTRVFEAQPGIDQQWAAELVSLGYDTGMALTYDPLTDVAEHTLGELALTPADSIFKSFHFALNNVLKSDTRIPPYGFDRDEALTRNALPVPDTQYGNPAPGGTYLHYDVSAFTIPSGATRAEVRLYYQQTSWEYIQFLWLGNDGLDPFLGNEGVNMLDAWLNTGMAPPFEMAMTDVSVSTVLGTPGEASKASNQLQATRNLTAVDISYTPACDATDHTIYYGPLSAVSSYGYSGAACAVGVSGSASFDPGVGSFFFMVVGNNGTTEGSYGTNGVMLERPEDVGTAVCDRAQDLGGVLCE, translated from the coding sequence GGCACGGCAGCATGATGTCTCACGCGGCCCGGGACCCTCTCTACTGGGCGACCGTAGCCATCGCAGAGCAGGACTTCCTGCCCAACGGGACGGTGGCGGATCGAGGGGGCGTCGGCGATCTCTGCCTGCGTTGTCATACACCCGGCGGCTGGTTTGCCGGTCGTTCCACTCCGACCAACGGCAGCGCGCTGACCGGGGAAGATGAACGCGGCGTCGAATGCGAGCACTGCCATCTGATGGTCGACCCCGACATGCCGACGAATATCCCCGGAACTACCGAGGAACAGACCGCGCCGTTCGAGGCGTTTGATCCGATCAGCGGAGACGGCTACTACGGTTCCGGTCAGTACGTGATCAACAGTGGGGGAACTCGTGTGGGTCCCTACGACAATGCCGTGGCCAACCATGCGTTCCTGCAGTCGACGTTCATGCGCGAGGGCCGGATGTGCGGAACCTGTCACGATGTCAGCAACCCCGCCGTCGGCGACCTGGCCCACAACAACGGGGCGCAGGTTCCGTTGAGCAGCGGGTTCAGCGGTGTGTTGGGCGGACCGATCGCGGACAAGGCCGCCTTCAATCATGACCCGCATGCCTACGGCGTCGTCGAGCGCACCTACAGCGAGTGGGTGGCCAGCGCGCTGGACACGATGCCCGTCTCTCAGTTCGCGTCGCTGCCCAGCGAGTTAAAGCACGTGGGTGGCTCGCTTGAAGTAGCCTGGCAACGGGCGATGGCAGAGACCAACAACCCCAATCGGCCGGACTACGTGGACGGCATGCAGCGGGTCTACAGTTGCCAGAGTTGTCACATGGCGCCTTCCACCGGCAAGGGCTGTGACAAGAATCAGGCTCCCGTGCGGTACGACCTACCCCGTCACGATCTGACCGGCGGCGCCTACTGGGTGCCCGAGACGATCCTCTATCAGGCGGCTGAGGGGCTGCTGCTCTTCGGGACGCTTGACAGTGACCAGATCGCTGCGATGAACGCCGGCATGTTGCGGGCCGAGGGGCACCTGCGGAGCGCCGGTTCGTTGACGGCGGCGCAGAGCGGAGACGATGTCGTCGTGACGACGACCAACCTGACGGGCCACAAGCTGATCAGCGGCTACCCCGAGGGGCGTCGCATGTGGTTGAACGTCCGCTGGTTCGACTCCGGTGATCTGTTGATCTCCGAAAACGGTGCGTACGGTCCCATCGGCCGCAACGTAGACGATCTGGGTGGAACACCGCATGCCGTCGAGAGTCTGCTGGACACGGACACTCGGGTGTTCGAGGCCCAACCCGGTATCGACCAACAGTGGGCGGCGGAGCTTGTTTCCCTGGGTTACGACACCGGGATGGCCTTGACCTACGACCCGTTGACCGATGTTGCCGAGCACACACTAGGGGAACTGGCTCTCACACCCGCGGACAGCATCTTCAAGAGCTTCCATTTCGCCCTCAACAACGTATTGAAGAGCGACACGCGGATCCCGCCGTACGGCTTCGATCGGGATGAGGCGCTAACGCGCAACGCGCTACCGGTGCCTGACACCCAGTACGGGAATCCTGCGCCGGGCGGCACGTACCTGCACTACGACGTGTCCGCGTTCACTATCCCGTCCGGGGCGACCCGTGCCGAGGTGCGACTGTATTACCAGCAGACAAGCTGGGAGTACATCCAGTTCCTCTGGCTGGGCAACGACGGGCTGGATCCATTCCTGGGTAACGAGGGCGTGAACATGCTGGACGCCTGGCTGAACACCGGAATGGCGCCGCCCTTCGAGATGGCGATGACGGACGTTTCCGTGTCGACCGTGCTGGGTACGCCCGGTGAGGCGTCGAAGGCGAGCAATCAGCTGCAGGCGACCCGCAACCTGACGGCGGTCGACATCAGCTACACACCGGCGTGCGATGCGACGGACCACACGATCTACTATGGGCCGTTGTCCGCCGTCTCAAGCTACGGCTACAGCGGGGCGGCGTGTGCGGTTGGCGTGAGTGGCAGTGCGTCGTTCGATCCCGGGGTTGGCAGTTTCTTCTTCATGGTTGTTGGCAACAACGGAACCACGGAAGGCTCTTACGGAACCAACGGTGTGATGCTTGAGCGACCGGAAGATGTCGGCACCGCAGTGTGCGACCGAGCGCAGGATCTCGGGGGGGTACTCTGCGAATAA